In Plasmodium vinckei vinckei genome assembly, chromosome: PVVCY_13, a single genomic region encodes these proteins:
- a CDS encoding 26S proteasome regulatory subunit RPN2, putative, giving the protein MDVEKMIHKNDIVTSASGVIALLNEEDASLKIFGLEKLNSVVDIYWPELADYIFKIEELCEDDEFSGKELANLVASKVYYHLEKYPEALKYALCAGKLFNINEKSQYIETMLAKCIEKYVEIREKNYEGVDPDPSNTGRNNGINYSTNENSFSSSYTLNTNYNNIDPEYKKGKNGLNTQNNIDDNNRNIYDSYDYNGKGINLNGSTKNSNTLLSRDNENYKIKEENNIFKYDLNNDINKKMEIFVDDMLEICIKNNSIKEALGVALDARRLDKVEYIILNAPNKLEILQHSISNERHINTTKKFRDDFFKLLVKIYLSMNEEEIKYEYVNLCECLFYINDYKTVAEILLKLIENYHLMVYQISFDLVDLENINFLKNILKEIKEIIIKNKSYYYGEENYKHLNTDLLKKNSSNSAISEGTNEAVKSENTSEKDEQKENNQDSSNAENDQDNVENAQDNSEGTDPANPTSTSVNDENKNSKENEEKDKIPEDVLMYVNEEHHLYEKIKKLIFILTGKITTSLYIEFLHRNNHADLILLDSYKNVIDSRSSITHHGIVIAHGLMQAGTTCDVFLRSNIEWLSKAVNWAKFSSTASLGVVYKGHVNESFMVLSSHLPYNDISRQITNNINANISQSDVYSESGSLYALGLIHATYNTNYKKVRDFLLSQLKASNNNEVLQHGCCLGLGLVCLEQNDDEQVYDELKSVMYSDSAVAGESAAYAIGLLKLGSGDEKCVDELLAYAHDTQHEKITRACSISLGFVMFQKEREADNLIEELINDKDAIIRYGGMFTIALAYCGLSSYNKHAIKKLLHFSVSDVSDDVRRAAVIALGFVLCNAPAQVPMFLNLLIESYNPHVRYGAALALGIACAATGNEEAVNMLMPLLTDTTDFVRQSAFISLGLIFQQSNENVSPNFKKFKDEIMKILSDKHEDIIAKFGATVGLGLLDICGRNAISTFFTRRANIIRPQSAVGFCLFCQLWYWFPLIHMISLTFLPTCLIGLTEDFKVPKNFTILSTKNQAFDYPSFLSKEKVQEKKETVTAILSTTDKRKTLKLKKQKNENKLTKEKNPQDDSSSVLSDGKSMKNLEILSTAATIGQSSHVSHAESVEGSANDENSNDNQNDANQFSQLQRIKKSDKGKSSSLSQATTVDMKNPCRVIKTQEKYIEYPPSNRFKPIISIRKSGFVMLSDTTPTEPFDFIEPKLESGTKKELPPFEPFSWKDEN; this is encoded by the exons ATGGATGTTGAAAAAATGATTCACAAAAATGATATTGTTACATCAGCTTCAGGTGTAATAGCATTACTAAATGAGGAAGACGCTAGCTTGAAAATTTTTGgattagaaaaattaaattcaGTAGTAGATATATATTGGCCTGAATTAGctgattatatttttaaaattgaagAATTATGTGAAGACGATGAATTTAGTGGTAAAGAGCTAGCAAATTTAGTTGCAAGTAAagtttattatcatttagaaaaatatcCAGAAGCTTTAAAATATGCTTTATGTGCAGGTAaactatttaatattaatgaaaaatctCAATATATTGAAACAATGCTTGCAAAATGcattgaaaaatatgtagaaataagagaaaaaaattatgaaggTGTAGATCCAGATCCAAGTAACACTGGTCGAAATAATGGTATTAATTATTCTACTAATGAAAACAGTTTTAGTAGTTCATATActttaaatacaaattataataacatCGATCCTGAATATAAGAAAGGAAAAAATGGATTAAAcacacaaaataatattgacgATAACAATAGGAACATATATGACAGTTATGATTATAATGGTAAAGGCATAAATCTTAACGGTTCcacaaaaaatagtaatactTTATTAAGTAgagataatgaaaattataaaataaaagaggagaataatatatttaaatatgatctaaataatgatataaataaaaaaatggaaattttTGTTGATGATATGCTagaaatatgtataaaaaataatagtattaAGGAAGCATTAGGAGTTGCTCTTGATGCTAGACGTTTAGATAAAGtagaatatataatattaaatgcACCAAATAAATTAGAAATATTACAGCATTCTATATCTAATGAAAGACATATTAatacaacaaaaaaattccgtgatgatttttttaaattacttgtaaaaatatatctatcAATGaatgaagaagaaataaaatatgaatatgtaaatttatgtgaatgtttattttatattaatgatTATAAAACAGTTGctgaaattttattaaaactaatagaaaattatcatttaatgGTATATCAAATTTCATTTGATTTAGTAgatttagaaaatattaattttttaaaaaatattttaaaagaaatcaAAGagattataattaaaaataagtcTTACTATTATGGtgaagaaaattataaacatcTAAATACAgacttattaaaaaaaaatagcagTAATAGTGCCATCAGTGAAGGAACAAATGAAGCCgtaaaaagtgaaaatacatctgaaaaagatgaacaaaaagaaaataatcaaGACTCAAGTAATGCAGAAAACGATCAAGATAATGTAGAAAATGCTCAAGATAATTCAGAAGGTACTGATCCAGCAAACCCCACTTCTACTTCTgtaaatgatgaaaataaaaattctaaAGAAAACgaagaaaaagataaaatcCCTGAAGATGTACTTATGTATGTAAATGAAGAACatcatttatatgaaaaaattaaaaaattaatttttatattaacagGAAAAATAACAACAAGTTTATATATCGAATTTTTACATCGTAATAATCATGCTGATTTAATTTTACTAGatagttataaaaatgtaatagaTTCAAGAAGCAGTATAACACATCATGGTATTGTTATAGCACATGGATTAATGCAAGCAGGAACAACATGTGATGTCTTTTTACGATCAAATATTGAATGGTTATCTAAAGCAGTAAATTGGGCTAAATTTTCATCAACTGCTTCATTAGGAGTTGTATATAAAGGCCATGTCAATGAATCGTTTATGGTATTATCATCCCATTTACcatataatgatatatcACGACAaattacaaataatataaatgcaaACATATCACAAAGTGATGTATATTCAGAAAGTGGCTCTTTATATGCATTGGGTCTAATACATGCTACttataatacaaattataaaaaagttcgagattttttattatcgcAATTAAAAGCAAGTAACAATAATGAAGTATTACAACATGGTTGTTGTTTAGGGTTAGGTTTAGTATGTTTAGAACAAAATGATGATGAACAAGTATATGATGAATTAAAGTCTGTTATGTATTCCGATTCTGCAGTAGCTGGTGAAAGTGCCGCATACGCAATTggtttattaaaattaggTAGTGGAGATGAAAAATGTGTTGATGAATTATTAGCATATGCACATGATACACAGcatgaaaaaataacaagAGCATGTAGTATAAGTTTAGGTTTTGTTATGTTTCAAAAAGAAAGAGAAGCAGATAATTTAATAGAAGAATTAATTAATGATAAAGATGCAATAATTAGATATGGTGGTATGTTTACAATTGCATTAGCATATTGTGGTTTATCAAGCTATAATAAACAtgctattaaaaaattattacatttttcagTTTCAGATGTAAGTGATGATGTTAGAAGAGCAGCTGTTATTGCATTAGGTTTTGTTTTATGTAATGCTCCTGCACAAGTTCcaatgtttttaaatttattaatagaaAGTTATAATCCGCATGTACGATATGGTGCTGCTTTAGCTTTGGGTATTGCATGTGCAGCCACAGGTAATGAAGAAGCTGTTAATATGTTAATGCCACTTTTAACAGATACTACAGATTTTGTTAGGCAAAGTgcttttatatcattaggCTTAATCTTCCAACAATCTAATGAAAATGTTAGtccaaattttaaaaaatttaaagatgaaataatgaaaattttatcaGATAAACATGAAGATATTATTGCTAAATTTGGTGCTACTGTAGGACTTGGATTATTAGATATATGTGGACGAAATGCCAtttcaacattttttacaagACGAGCTAATATTATAAGACCTCAATCAGCAGTTGGTTTTTGTTTATTCTGTCAATTATGGTATTGGTTTCCATTAATTCATATGATTAGTTTAACTTTCTTACCAACTTGTTTAATTGGATTAACAGAAGATTTTAAAGTACCTAAAAATTTTACTATCTTATCAACAAAAAATCAAGCATTTGATTATCCTTCCTTTTTAAGTAAAGAAAAAGttcaagaaaaaaaagaaactgTTACTGCTATTTTATCAACAACtgataaaagaaaaacattaaaattaaaaaaacaaaaaaatgaaaataaattaacaaaggaaaaaaatccACAAGATGATAGTAGTTCAGTTTTATCTGATGGAAAGTCtatgaaaaatttagaAATTTTAAGTACTGCTGCAACTATAGGACAATCAAGTCATGTCTCTCATGCAGAAAGTGTTGAAGGAAGTgcaaatgatgaaaattcCAACGACAATCAAAATGATGCAAATCAATTTTCACAGCTACAacgaattaaaaaatcagACAAGGGAAAATCTTCATCTCTTTCTCAAGCCACTACG GTTGATATGAAAAACCCATGCAGAGTCATAAAAACGCAagagaaatatatagaatacCCTCCAAGCAACAGATTCAAGCCTATCATTAGCATCAGGAAATCCGGATTCGTTATGCTTTCAGATACGAc ACCAACCGAACCTTTTGATTTTATTGAGCCTAAGTTAGAAAGTGGAACTAAGAAAGAGCTCCCACCATTTGAGCCTTTTTCTTGGAAAGATGAAAATTAa
- a CDS encoding 60S ribosome subunit biogenesis protein NIP7, putative: MRPLNDQETMLVFKKLSKFVGNNLLSMLSYNNEEYVLRLHRYNVHFVRADIAKQAESINKNSLISLGICIGKITKANNFFLKITSLSLMSEFCIHKIWLKESGEKNFLFGNNVLKSHLLKISDNIRKGDGVIVLSMDDNPIGFGISIRNTQDIKLLNITDIVLIHQSDVGEYLRNETAL, translated from the exons ATGAGACCACTGAATGATCAAGAGACTATGCTAGTTTTTAAGAAGCTTTCCAAATT TGTTGGAAATAATTTGCTGAGCATGTTGTCTTACAATAACGAGGAATATGTTTTGAGACTCCACAGATATAATGTACATTTTGTtag AGCGGACATAGCCAAACAAGCAGAatcaattaataaaaattcacTA ATTTCATTAGGAATTTGTATTGGAAAAATTACAAAggcaaataattttttccttaAAATTACATCACTATCTTTGATGAGCGAATTTTgcattcataaaatatggcTAAAAGAGTCAGGAgaaaaaaactttttatttggaAATAATGTCTTAAAG AGCCACTTATTAAAAATCAGTGACAACATAAGAAAAGGAGACGGTGTAATTGTCCTATCAATGGATGATAACCCAATAGGTTTTGGTATATCAATAAGAAATACCCAAgacataaaattattaaatattactGATATTGTATTAATTCATCAG aGTGATGTTGGAGAATATTTAAGAAATGAAACGGccttataa
- a CDS encoding rhoptry protein, putative, translating into MDQIDKNKKNNELSSTDLKLCDNISDDELNFSQENVWDTDINIIDDEISKINDNDDSLIRTLDNKLDSSNAKNKKAEESAAHENADKSINDISSNINLEFSENVSINVGDESKIKNIKSEDSNDSLVNTKREDEIVNFSKNDPENYEQLKIQYNKLMNKYNEYQNELATLNNKLEECETKCQSFIAKFKNEENKCNKLEKKYYDLEFIMKKKDIEFKENTEKLNKDINNKTIVVEQLEKCVEEYKNKLNESQDFFIRNEKRSLENMENKVACLENKLRDSTNENISLINQNNELSKMLNDLKIRKEENEKNLESLKYNIKMNEHESFSNIEKIQKQNSQIELLSNENSKNEKIIELLKNDKLKIEEENAILKKNLLTVQEELKKIEQHSYDIYEMKNYLETTLEKHKNVMDQLESEKNQKENLKIKIKSFLTEIKNSAIALKMYKMKCSFFINIIKNYEHKVSVLESKLENYEMDREWNAEGINKKICQIRKTQNENTLNSEDPNLLSKLDNEDIQNDSTHTMNNFKDDEKFDNTTNYKLSDSQNELLEEKFYLEEKIEKEINKKEEALNKLNNLETVLKKKNLEINDKNYKINTYKLLNKNLQKSITNYEHNINLMKENIHKLEKEIELKEIKNLVVPPKIVVNISKLSSFENNFKNELKELIGTSSNFLGNTFKYINENPLKKNLQTNPFFFSSTEKKNDNTTQIANNKKDNLISTYINDTVDVTGFAKNFIYNNMNKIPNFMNDNNYKTDEYQNELAKNENIFSEQSEEKQFEKSSLLSDAIWNKQNENSYEEKQVISTHSNIDDQNDKDNEKSEKSDNKYIDLFMGKKNMNTQGNKYNEKTNDGQVSQFFINTENKIKDLFDLGRKKNYNKPKEKTESFQDNTNDITTFSEKLFGSLRNIDNNNNYDIEEKNFNANQNDKFMENIEKPITQKTENNFYINKEKAPQEFNANEENKDDPELSFSGDDAQINDVWDEEIDIDNF; encoded by the exons ATGGATcaaattgataaaaataaaaaaaacaatgagCTATCTAGTACagatttaaaattatgtgACAATATATCTGATGACGAACTAAATTTTAGCCAAGAAAATGTATGGGATACGgacataaatattatagatGATGAAattagtaaaataaatgataatgacGACTCCTTAATCCGTACATTAG ATAACAAACTCGATAGCAGCAACgccaaaaataaaaaagctGAAGAATCAGCAGCACATGAAAATGCTGATAAGTCTATAAATGATATCAGTTCAAATATAAACTTAGAATTCTCTGAAAATGTAAGCATAAATGTGGGTGATGagagtaaaataaaaaatataaaaagcgAGGATAGCAATGATTCTTTAGTAAATACTAAAAGGGAAGACGAAATTGTAAACTTTTCTAAAAATGATCcagaaaattatgaacaactaaaaatacaatataaCAAACTTATGAACAAGTACAATGAGTATCAAAATGAACTAGCCACATTGAATAACAAATTAGAGGAATGTGAAACAAAATGTCAATCTTTTATAGCCAAATTTAagaatgaagaaaataaatgcaataaattggaaaaaaaatattacgaCTTGGaatttataatgaaaaaaaaagatattgAATTTAAGGAGAATacagaaaaattaaataaagatataaataacaaaacAATTGTTGTAGAACAATTGGAAAAATGTGtagaagaatataaaaataaactaaaCGAGTCGCAAGACTTTTTTATTcgaaatgaaaaaagaagtttagaaaatatggaaaataaaGTGGCTTGTTtagaaaacaaattaaGAGATAGtacaaatgaaaatatatcattaataAACCAAAACAATGAACTTAGCAAAATGctaaatgatttaaaaatccgaaaagaagaaaatgaaaaaaatttagaaagtttaaaatataacataaaaatgaatgaaCATGAATCTTTTTCAAACattgaaaaaattcaaaaacaaaatagtCAGATAGAACTATtatcaaatgaaaatagtaaaaatgaaaaaataatagaattattaaaaaatgataaattaaaaatagaagaagaaaatgcaattttaaaaaaaaatttattaacagTACAGGAagaattgaaaaaaattgaacAACATAGTTATGATATTTATGagatgaaaaattatttagaaACTACTCTTGAAAAACATAAGAATGTAATGGATCAATTAGAGTctgaaaaaaatcaaaaagaaaatctaaaaataaaaataaaatcctTTTTAactgaaattaaaaattcagCTATtgcattaaaaatgtacaaaatgaaatgttcattttttattaatattataaaaaattatgaacataAAGTTTCTGTCTTAGAAAGCAAGTTGGAAAATTACGAAATGGATAGAGAATGGAATGCTGAAGGaataaataagaaaattTGTCAAATTCGAAAAActcaaaatgaaaacacATTAAACTCTGAAGATCCAAACTTATTATCTAAACTTGATAATGAGGATATACAAAATGACTCAACACACACAATGAACAATTTCAAGgatgatgaaaaatttgataataCCACCAATTATAAACTAAGTGATAGccaaaatgaattattagAAGAAAAGTTTTATcttgaagaaaaaatagaaaaagaaataaataaaaaagaagaagctttaaataaattaaataatctAGAAACagtattgaaaaaaaagaatttagaaataaatgataaaaattataaaattaatacatataaattattaaataaaaatttacaaaaaagtataacaaattatgaacataacataaatttaatgaaagaaaatatacataaattagaaaaagaaattgaacttaaagaaattaaaaatttagtGGTACCACCTAAAATAGttgttaatatttcaaaattatcatcatttgaaaataattttaaaaatgaattaaaagaGTTAATTGGAACATCTTCAAACTTTTTGGGAAatacttttaaatatataaatgaaaatccattaaaaaaaaatttacaaactaatccatttttcttttcttcaactgaaaaaaaaaatgataacaCTACACAAATagctaataataaaaaagacaatTTAATAAGTACCTATATCAACGATACTGTTGATGTTACAGGATTTgctaaaaattttatatataataatatgaacaaaatacCAAATTTTATGAACGATAATAACTATAAAACGGATGAATATCAAAATGAGCTAGccaaaaatgaaaatattttttctgaaCAGTCAGAAGAAAAACAATTCGAAAAATCCTCTTTACTAAGTGACGCAATATGGAACAAACAAAACGAAAACTCATATGAGGAAAAACAAGTTATTAGCACTCATTCTAATATTGACGACcaaaatgataaagataatgaaaaaagtgaaaaaagtgacaataaatatattgacCTTTTTatgggaaaaaaaaatatgaacacgCAAGgtaacaaatataatgaaaaaacaaatgatgGTCAAGTTtctcaattttttataaatacagaaaataaaattaaagatcTATTTGATCTtggtagaaaaaaaaattataataaaccAAAGGAAAAAACAGAATCCTTTCAAGATAACACAAATGATATCACAACTTTTAGTGAAAAGTTATTTGGAAGCCTTCGAAATATTGAcaataacaataattatgacatagaagaaaaaaattttaatgcaAACCAAAATGATAAGTTCatggaaaatatagaaaaaccAATTACACAAAAAACGGAAAATaacttttatataaataaagaaaaagcTCCTCAGGAATTTAATGCTAATGAAGAAAACAAAGATGATCCAGAACTCAGCTTTTCTGGTGATGATGCACAAATAAATGATGTATGGGACGAAGAAATAGACATagacaatttttaa
- a CDS encoding transcription factor with AP2 domain(s), putative, whose translation MIEDSKNNINYNIPNEIMNTIPSTNGGVTHDSVSSGANIGLDKMSDDARNGSENIENNDNNENRENDSGNNDAQTAEVMGEQKEVAPPPSQVVSIKKKVGRPKGATSANKVVKKEEKVSTSSSGYPGVSWNKRMCAWLAFFYDGASRRSRTFHPKHFNMNKDQARLAAVEFMKSLENNGRKKSTKIKGEKNKIKQMVNEDHINNIMHNGMPGLDHTNNLISLNNNMHMMAMNPAFYMHNSNRNFNMTNPIHNDRNNLNNLYNNTPRHHSLNNSNMSHINNLSKVIRDSNGMYIHNNHSNNNNPNSIYNNNIHMSNNPNNNSHTPSNDHNNINYLNELIFHSNMLQGGGGGPSGSHPVMGSGGIGLGSDLNFFDRNMNNGNINDVLSLEGNLGLQNKDIKRLMNTLFRKNYNNMNMPNMDDHFFHSNNNSNGPSTMHDSNNAISIINNNGAGALHGVGTSNSLHNNHRKRGGNNNDNNPSNNNASSQNAHMYLSNNNGDIYDANNLNNSSNIHNFYDYNYDIYRGETGNGNNNISPHIIEMMHRMNNDLKEGKNMDHTINDDFHDINYLMQENEGWLNQLRHNNIINNSSRDLYDSNISPEHVNNNIKKQIELNKGKKGGKESTFRSILNIGNRTTDVVDSVDETANNSNMNDNEKSSRFDMNAISCNCSPHIRNQKNHYCMYYKHNLSQYINDNNANYNYMGWGSNNNNVVNTIDKGEVESNGDISNSGVSNNSGGRVGIVTDPNNNNTNVFHHNNSAKHLSQNFEINQKENIRKPQYDNNNNNNYSNIPTMPKYLHYQQGMNNHDQSNGNNNFIPKPINSNFNNKSNQKENRNSLISSAPHGMNNISPQF comes from the coding sequence ATGATTGAagattcaaaaaataatataaattataatattccaAATGAAATCATGAATACTATTCCTTCTACTAATGGTGGTGTTACTCACGACTCCGTAAGTAGCGGGGCAAACATTGGGCTCGACAAAATGAGCGATGATGCAAGGAATGGTAGTGAAAAcatagaaaataatgacaaTAATGAAAATCGTGAAAATGATAGTGGTAATAATGATGCGCAAACTGCGGAGGTGATGGGGGAGCAAAAGGAAGTTGCACCACCACCATCGCAAGTTGTGtcgataaaaaaaaaagtaggGCGACCTAAAGGTGCAACATCAGCAAATAAAgtagtaaaaaaagaagaaaaggTTTCAACATCATCATCTGGGTATCCTGGTGTTAGTTGGAATAAACGTATGTGTGCATGGTTggcttttttttatgatggAGCATCAAGAAGAAGTCGAACATTTCATCCTAAGCAttttaatatgaataaGGATCAAGCTAGATTAGCAGCCGTTGAATTTATGAAATcattagaaaataatggacgtaaaaaatcaacaaaaataaaaggtgaaaaaaataaaataaaacaaatggtAAATGAagatcatataaataatataatgcaTAATGGTATGCCAGGTTTAGATcatacaaataatttaatatctttaaataataatatgcatatgatGGCAATGAATCCAGCATTTTATATGCACAATTCAAAtagaaattttaatatgacTAATCCAATACATAATGATCgaaacaatttaaataatttatataataatactcCTCGTCACCattcattaaataatagtaatatgagtcatataaataatttatctaAAGTTATAAGAGATTCAAATGgaatgtatatacataataatcatagtaataataataatcctaattcaatttataataataatatacatatgtcaAACAATCCTAACAATAATAGTCATACTCCTAGTAAtgatcataataatataaattatttaaatgaattaatttttcattcgAATATGTTACAAGGAGGTGGTGGTGGGCCATCTGGCTCTCATCCAGTAATGGGATCTGGTGGTATTGGGTTAGGAAgtgatttaaatttttttgatagaAACATGAATAATGGTAATATTAATGATGTACTAAGTTTAGAAGGAAATTTAGGATTACAAAATAAGGATATAAAAAGATTGATGAATACATTATttcgaaaaaattataataatatgaatatgcCAAATATGGatgatcatttttttcacagtaataataatagtaatggACCTAGTACTATGCATGATAGTAATAATGCCATTTccataattaataataacgGTGCTGGTGCATTACATGGTGTCGGCACATCAAATAGTCTTCATAATAATCACAGAAAACGAGgaggaaataataatgataataatccaagtaataataatgcatCTTCTCAAAATGCTCATATGTATTTatctaataataatggagATATATATGATGCTAATAATCTGAATAATTCAAGTAATatccataatttttatgattataattatgatatatatagagGAGAAACAggaaatggaaataataatatatcacCTCATATAATTGAAATGATGCATAGAATGaataatgatttaaaagaaggtaaaaatatggatCATACTATTAATGACGATTTTcatgatataaattatcTTATGCAAGAAAATGAAGGATGGTTAAATCAACTTagacataataatattataaataatagttCCCGTGATTTATATGATTCTAATATTTCCCCTGAacatgtaaataataatattaaaaaacaaatagaattaaataaaggTAAAAAAGGAGGAAAAGAATCGACATTTAGatctatattaaatattggAAATCGAACAACTGACGTGGTTGACTCAGTAGATGAAACTGCAAATAATAGTAACATGAACGATAATGAAAAGTCATCAAGGTTTGATATGAATGCCATTTCATGTAATTGTTCGCCTCATATACGTAATCAAAAAAACCATTATTGTATGTACTACAAACATAATTTATCtcaatatattaatgaCAATAAtgcaaattataattacatGGGTTGGGggtcaaataataataatgtagtAAATACAATAGATAAAGGGGAAGTTGAATCAAATGGTGATATAAGTAATAGTGGTGTTAGTAATAATAGTGGAGGTAGAGTTGGAATTGTAACTGATccgaataataataatactaacgtatttcatcataataatagtgCAAAACATTTATctcaaaattttgaaataaatcaaaaagaaaatataagaaaaccacaatatgataataataataataataactatTCAAATATTCCAACAATgccaaaatatttacactATCAACAAGGTATGAATAATCACGATCAAAGTAatggtaataataattttattccaAAACCAATAAATagtaattttaataataaatctaatcaaaaagaaaatcGAAATAGTTTAATATCATCAGCACCACATGGAATGAACAATATATCCCcacaattttaa